Proteins co-encoded in one Stomoxys calcitrans chromosome 5, idStoCalc2.1, whole genome shotgun sequence genomic window:
- the LOC106085390 gene encoding kunitz/BPTI-like toxin translates to MFWKLPSNFVCLVAVVLLALLCLQMTPSASKPWDLYDDVSELFEAMSLDDVPGAQETAKNEPKDFCRMPARKGVCRALIPRWSYDVEKKDCVEFKFGGCDGNDNNFSSYKSCMNTCQGM, encoded by the coding sequence ATGTTCTGGAAACTTCCTTCTAACTTTGTCTGCCTGGTTGCTGTTGTCTTATTGGCCTTGCTGTGCCTACAAATGACACCCTCTGCCTCAAAGCCTTGGGATCTCTATGATGATGTCTCCGAACTCTTTGAGGCCATGTCTTTGGATGATGTCCCCGGTGCCCAGGAGACTGCTAAAAATGAACCCAAAGATTTTTGCCGCATGCCTGCCCGCAAAGGTGTCTGCCGTGCCTTGATACCCCGCTGGAGCTATGATGTCGAGAAAAAGGATTGTGTGGAATTCAAATTTGGTGGCTGTGATGGCAATGACAATAATTTCTCAAGTTACAAATCCTGCATGAATACCTGTCAAGGCATGTAG